A region of the Vidua macroura isolate BioBank_ID:100142 chromosome 16, ASM2450914v1, whole genome shotgun sequence genome:
CAGTCTCACACCAGGGACCTTGTGCAAAGAGCCTCAGGATGCcttgcagagcctggagctggggaagggaaggaataTGGATGAatttctctccatctctccaAGCATCTGGGAGGTGGGTGGGAGGTAAAAAAAGATGAGCCCTGAAGTTTTAATTCCTTGGAGATATTTAGGTATCTTGCTCTTGTTACTCAGGGAGTGCAGAGCCTGAGCATCTCTGGGATGGTGCAGCAGGCTCCTTCCTACCCCAGCACTCCCCAGCTCAGCGCCGACCTCTGGTTctccaaaatattaattttcagagAACTTAGACCATAATGACCCGTCACTGCCCTCAGATGGATTCAGTGTAACACAGTGGCTTTAGGAAGGCCATTACTGGAAACCACAACCTGGGAGATAACTCACTTGGATTTatcaggaggagcagagagctGAGGGCTGGAATGTGACCTTGGCTCCTGGCTGAGCCACTACGAGGGCAGCAAGGAATTTTGTTCTCATTTAAGAGTGGTCTCAGCTCATCCTCCTCCTTTGCACACACCAGTAGCACCCAGAATGGTCCCTGGAAAACCATTCCACCAGATGAAAAGTAATGAGATTTTAACACCCTAACTGGAGCTCTTTAGTCTTCTGGCTCGTCGGGCTGGGATCGATATTCTTGGCTGTATTTCCACCACCACAACCGTATTTCCCTCACAGGCCCCTCCCCGTCCCCCCAGGCCTCCCTGGGGAGAGGGGCTCTGAGAGGAAAACAACCTGAGATCAAATCAATTAATTGCCTCTGCGTGCGCCGATGAAGGCGGTGCGGGAGCTCAGCGGCACCGCGGAGAGCAGGagcctgcccggggctgggggctgctctggggctctcccGGCGCGGGGCTGAGCGGATCGAAGGATAACGCGGGGTGCAAGCGGCCCTGCGGGAcgggagggagggcagggcagggcaggggtgccCGCACGGACCTGCGGCCGCTGAGTGTGGAGTACGAGCTCATCGCTGCTCAGCGAAGCCCCGTGCCACCCAGCCAAAGGCAGGGCTCGCTGCGCAGCCTGGGGCCGCCGCGCAGGGACAGCGACAGCGAcagggacagcgacagggacagggacagggacagcctgcGGGCGCCCCGCGGCCCCATTGCTGCGAGACACAGAAAGCCCTGGAAGGTTTCCCAGCTGGAGGGGATTCCCTGGATTGAGTGAGACCATCACATGGAGAGtttgagctgcagctgggggaggCTGGGGCACAGCGTGGCTggacctgctctgctcctgccggGGTGTGCGGCAGGGCGGAGGGTGAGCAGAGAGTGAGCAGAGagtgagcagggaggtggcagctgcCTGATGGCACCGACTGGTGGCAGAGCCGGGGCTGCCGACGCTGACCCCTCCTGCTGAAGGAGGGGAGAGGCAGCTCTGGTTCCTGCCCGGGGGGCTCAGGGCCGGCTCTcggggctcccagcacagccctgctgcccagaaCCAGCTGCTgccgggctgggctctggcagggagctgtggcgATGAGCCAAGCTGGCTAACTGGGATTCACACCAATAGGGAGAGGAAATGACTGAGATCCACCACCGAGACAGCGAGTGGGGAGCGGGTACCAACCCGGGGATGAGTCCAGCCCGGGGCTGTGACTCAGGCTCCCAGCACGCAGCCAGGCGCAGGCACGGCCAGCGGCTGGGAAAGGGCTCGGGAGGAGGCTGCGATGCgctggaagcagcagcctggcGTTCTCCGGGCCGGGGAGGAGCCCGACTGcggcagcagcccccagcccagcccgtcCGCGGAGCACGGGCCGTgcccggggctgtgccagctctcggtgcccagctgggtgctggggaggCGTTAGCAGGGGCTGCGAGTGCCCAGAGCCGGTTCCAGAGCCAGGGCACGTCCCCCGGTGTCCCTTAGCCAGGCCCGGCGGAGCCGCCCCGGCCGTCCCTGGGGACGGGGACCTGGTGGCTGAGGATGGGACACGCGGCCCCGCTGCCGCGGCGGCTGCGTCCCCAGCCAGGACCCTGAGCGGCTCCCCCATCCGTCCCTGGAGCCATTTCCAGCCGCAGCTCCCAGGGGCAGGGCTCCCTCCCTGGGGGGCTCCTTGGAGGTCAGAGGGGCCTTTTTGGGATCGCAGCCCTGTTGTGGTGCGCGCTCGGAGGCTGAAGTTGTGTGTCAGGTGGCTCAGCATTGCCATGACGACGAGCATCAGCTGGTGAACAGGGGGAGTAAAGGAGACAAAACAGATGTCAGAGTGTGAGTGGGTGCTgtggggccggggctgccccctGCCCCGGGCTGCGGGCGTGTTGCTCTGCCCGTGCCTGCCGTGCCGGGGCTCCGTGGCTGCAGCCCCGCtctggcagtgcctggtgcCTGCAGAGCGAAGGGACACTCTGcgggggcagctctggggcagagcCTGCTGGCTCTGGCTACCGGGAGCAGGTGGGCGGAGGCCCAGAGctaggaggaggaggaggaggaggctgggggctgtgctgtggagctGGTGTCCTCACCGTGCCCAGTGCATCCCCTTCTCCCACAGTTCCCAAAGCAACGGGATTGTCCCTCGGATGCTGCGTCTCCCTCTGGATGACAGCTTGCCTCCTCCAGAGCTTCACCTTCAGGCTTTAGCTGATGCCTGTCGTGCTGCTCAGcgcccccagcacagcctgggagcGTGCAGGACACCCTGGGGGTTGGCTCGTGCTGTCTGGAGCCCTGGTCCCTGGTGACATGTCCTCCAggtgccatggcagaggggacagagccagcaTGACCCGAGCACGTGCTCTAGAGCCGGGATGCTGAGGGGGCTGCCCTTCTtctggggagatgctgcagttcctgccaccctccctgccccttGCTGCTCCCGAGCAGTCCCACACtgtgcctcagtgtccccactTAGAGCATGAAGGCCCTCGGGCTGCTGCACACCCTGGCCTCAGAACCCAGCACAGGGTTCTGAGCATTTCCTGGCTTGTGTCTCCCCAGGAACCTTCCGAGGAGTGTGCAAGAAAATCGACCACTTCCCTGAGGATGCAGACTACGAGCAAGACACGGCCGAGTATCTCCTCCGTGAGTCTGCTCCCCCGTGGCACACATCCCCTGGGCCCCTCACCCAGCAGGGCagcccctccctgtcccctggcatcccccagcagcaggctgagggcTCACGGCCCCCCAGGCTCCCCGTGCAGCCTCGGGGACCCTCTGGGTTACCCGAGCGTGGCCGTGGCACGCCGCAGTGCCACATGGCACACTGGCCTGGCTCCTGCCGTCCCCACGGCcagtcccagcagctgctgcccagcctgaGTGTCCTGGTGCCCCCGTGGGGGACTGGGAGCCGCAGGTCCCAGGTGCAGCCCCACAGGGACACGTCTCCACCTCCGTGCTGGTGTCCCTCTCCCCGAGCCTCCAGCCGGGCTTGCTGGGAGGTGCCAGgtgctctgccctggcagccaagcacagggacacagagggagcTGAACTGGCagatttcctgggaaaagagtGTCCTCCTGTCTCAGGGGCCAGCAGCGCTCCGGGGCAGAACCCCAGGCTTTCACACAGCATCGCAGAATGgcccaggttggaagggaccttaaagcccagcCCAATCCACTTTCCTACATGGATCAGCTTCCAAAATGACAGTAGAGAGTAATGAATGCAGCAGATCACTACCTGCTGCACCAAAAACACTCTGTGCCTTGGCTTGGGCTCTCATCCCTCAAATAGGGCCGCTATTAAAGCAGAGGAATACAGAGAAGCTCCATTAAAATTCCACTCCTGGGGCTTTAAAATAGACTTTTTACTTTAAATGTGAGAGGGGGTGGGAGAACTTCAGCACTAATCTACTAAAACTGCAAAGCCATTTCATTAAactccctctcctctccactGGGTGAGCAGAGATGTGGAAATTTGAGAGTTCAGAGCAACaactggaggagcagcagctgggtcagtcggggggctggggctgagcaccAGGCCCTGGGCACAGGGCCCTTCTCCcaggatcccttccagccccagcagctgagggaaggcccggggctgctgcgtgcccctgctgcctctgttgtTGTTTGGAAATGCAGAGCTTGGGGTGAGCCCTCAGCAGTCTGGCACACACGTGTGGCTCTGCATGTCGGGGGTGTCATTTGTGTCCAGCCTCTGTCACGGTGCCTGGCACATGCTCACACTGAGGGGACAGTGTCCCTTGTCTGCAGGGCCACCCTCACCAGCCTTGGGACTGCCCATGTTTTCcttgaaagaggggaaatttaggtgaGGTATAAAGAAGGaatcccttccctgggaggagcaggccctggcacaggttcccagagaagctgtggctgcccctggatccctggaaatgtccaaggccaggctggacgggtCTTGGatccagctgggacagtggaaggtgtccctgcccatggcaggaggtgggactggatggtttgaaggtcctttccaacccaaaccattccagagTTCCATGACAAGCAGAGGATGCCTGGTGGGGACCAGTGCTGGGTCTCCCCATCcatcctggcagcacagggggTGCCCTTGCACGGGTCCCTCCCAGGTGCTGGTGCCGGGGGTGCCGGGGGCTGATGCTGCCCCTCTCCCGGTCCCACAGGTGCCGTGAGGGCGTCCAGCATCTTCCCCATCCTCAGCGTGGGGCTGCTGTTCTTCGGGGGCCTGTGCGTGGCCGCCAGCGAGTTCTACAAGAGCAAACACAACGTCATCCTCAGCGCCGGCATCTTCTTCGTCTCTGCAGGTAGGAGCTGCCCGGggggctcctccagcctggggGCACAcgggggagcagggctggcgTGTGGCTCcccccaggctgccagcacagagagaTTCTGAGGTTTGAGAGCTGTTCCAGCCCTCTGGGACAACCCCCACAGAAGGGAAAAACCATCAGGGGTCTCTGGCCGTGGTCCCTATGCCAGACAGGGCTTCAGgtgcccccctgccctgcctcgaGCAGAGCCCTCGTGGGGGCATGGCCCAGGATGGCTCCCCAAGTGCAGCCATTCCCCTGGGGGTTGCCAAaccctgggacagggactgggggCTCTGCCCTCCAGTCACTGGgcactgtgccagcagcagcaggaccaggcagAGGGGCTGCCACATGGAAATCACTCTCTGGAGAGGCTGTTCCTGCTGGATTACTCATTTCTCTGTGCTGTTCCCCAACGCTTCCCCTGATTATCGCGTGACAATGTCTTTGTCTCAAGGAACCGCtctattttgtgtttttcttctccccacAAAAAGACAAATGACTCTTCCTCCttggctggcaggagctgctgatgcagatgagaaaacagcagagagaaCATAATCGATTCATTAAGTAAATCTGGGAATGCACCAGcctctccccagcctgcagcacagccccactggctgctggcagggcacagGCTACCCCTGTCCCAAACAAAGCCTCAGAACTCCACCAGAAATGGAAAGAGACAGAGCCATTCCagcttccctgtgctcccagggcCATTGCGACCTGACTTCATGCTGGGGGGATCCCCCTGTACCCCtcaggctggctctgctgctgcatgaCACCAGCCAGGCTCCTCATTCACTGctcagcaaagcaaagcacaagCGGCTCCTGAAATGTCCCTCTTCTAGAGAAAACAGTGGTTATTCCTCCTTCCTGGGAATATACAGGAATAAGGGATTGTAAGGGAATATCAGGGTGTCCTGGGAGATCGGCAGAGGTCTGCAAGGGGGTTTGGTCCAAGCGTGCTGGCAGAGGGTTGGTGCCCCGTGGGGACACGTCCCCCCCATCCACTCCTGCCACTCAGGTGAGCGCCTGTCCCGCTTGTCCCCCCTGCAGGTCTCAGCAACATCATCGGGATCATAGTCTACATCTCGGCCAACGCGGGGGACCCGGGCCAGAGCGACTCCAAGAAGAGCTACTCCTACGGCTGGTCCTTCTACTTCGGGGCGCTGTCCTTCATCATCGCCGAGATGGTGGGGGTGATCGCCGTGCACATGTACATCGAGAAGCACCGCCAGATCCGCGCCAGGTCCCACTCGGAGCTGCTGAAGAGGTCGGCCTTCACCCGCCTGCCCCCCTACAGGTACCGCTTCCGCCGGCGGTCCAGCTCCCGCTCCACCGAGCCCCGCTCCCGGGACATGTCGCCCATCAGCAAAGGGTTCAGCACCATCCCCTCCACCGACATCTCCATGTTCACCCTCTCCAGGGATCCCTCCAAGGTTACCATGGGGACGCTGCTCAACTCGGAGCGGGACCACGGTTTTTTACAGGTCCATAACTCCATCCCCAAAGAGTTCAAGGAGTCTTTGCACAACAACCCGGCCAACAGACGAACCACGCCGGTCTGAGGCGGGCTGGGCCGTGGGCAGGCTGCATGGCATCACCCTCGTGACGGTGTAACCTGTGAAACCCCGTTTTTAAGGACAAACCCGGAGGCTCCCCGTGCCCCTGCCCGTGGGGCTGGTTTTTCACTCCTGAAATGCCACTGGCCGGGCCAGGCCGCTGCGCCTGCGGTGGGAGCGGGACCccggcggggaggggacagggccgTGCTGggaccccggccccggcgcccTGCGGACTGAGCGGGCTCCAACCCCCCGGGACAGCGGCTTCCCGAGGTCTCCATCGTTCGTGTGATCATAACCGCAGTGTTCCCATAGCTGTGTGTCCATGGAAATGCTGGCGATAGCCCTGTCCGTGAGAACCCTTAACCCGGTAGTTACATTTCGGTGGAATCGCCTGGAAGTCCGGAGCTGGAAGCACTGAGCTAGTGCCGGAGCGATGCTTGTGTTCCGAACCCCTTTCCCTGTCGTGCTGGATGGAGTGCTCGGGCTGGGTTCCTCTATGGCGTTTCGTGCATGCATTAAATAGCTTGGAATTCAATTTTGTCATGTCGGGTTGGAAGAAACATCCTTTTGCAATTTTCTGTGGTCTCGAAAGGGCTTATttccttccccccttccccctttccctccttccctccctccctccttccctccttccttcgAAAGGACTCAGGAGCAGAATTACTCCAGTGACTGGTAGCAAGTATCCAGCGTTCAATTCACCTCTAACGTTGCAAGAAAATGAATTACTTCCCTGCAGTTGGTACACACGCAGTCAGAGATGACTGTCTGGGCACAGCCGAGGGGCAACGCGCGACCGTGGCGCTGCGGGAGCGGCTGCAGCCGCGCCGATGGGGCGTGATTCCCTCATGGCTGGGAGATCCAcgagaaaaacaataaaatggtCCAGTTTGGCAAGTTCCTTGGCTGAGTAGGTCACACTGACCCTGCAGCGGGCACTGGAGAGCGGCGCAGCGTGGCcggcagggaggagggaggtcAGGCTGGGACTGCCAGGGAGCGCGGAGCAGGCGGGGTTCGGCTCTGAACTCCCCCACTGGAGCAGAGCTCGTCGAAGCGGAGGCAGTTTTGAAGCAGTTGGTCCGCGGTGATGTGTCACTTATTGAAATCTTATTTAACCTTCTGACGGCAGTGGCAGATTCCCACAGGGTCCCCGGGGCTgctcggggccggcggggcTCTCGTTCACTCGGCTCTCGCAGAAGAGGAACATCTGGTGTGCAGAGTGCGAGCCTGAGCAGCCTCGGCCTGGGTCTGCTGCCCAAAGTCAGCACAGCCTAGTCCTGCCTGGGAATAATGGACAGGCCGCTGCGAAACCTGGCACGGGAGCTCTGCTGGAGTGAAACCCTCCCCACAAACAgcctcagccagggctgcactttcttcacagaatcacagaatgctttggggtggaagggaccttaaagctcataTCATTCCATGGGCAGAAatgacaccttccaccatcccaggctgctccaagccccgtccagcctggccttgggcactgccagggatccaggggcagccacagctgctctgggcaccctgtgccagggcctgcccgccCTCACAGGCAGAATTTCAACTCCCTCGCCCTTATTTGCTACTGTTGCAAAGGGGGTTTGTTCGAGAAGGCTGATTCAGATGCTAATTAAGCCTCTTAATTGCCGTAGTTGCTGATTGCATGTGTTAAAAACAGTCAAAGGAGAGTTGCACCCCCATCTTAGGGcaatatttaaaagtaaagcAGTGAAAGGGCTGGCAGTGCTAAACACGGAGTAGAATGGAGTGGAATAgctcagttggaagggacctacgATGCCCGTCTCCAACTTCCCGAGCAATGGGTTTTGATTGTGGCTGACCAAAAGCTAAACCAGGGCCTTTAGGGCACAGCCCAAATCCCCTTTcagcccagcccggggctctgagcaccctgggGGCACGGGAAGGCTGCGGTGCCGCGCCGGAGCCGCAGTGCCGGGCTGTTTGTTTGCCTTGATGGAGGCAGGGCGGGCAGTGATTGAAGGTGTTTACTGCCACGTGTAATATCTTCCCTTTGTGCCGATGTCTTTCCCCTGGAAGAGAAAATCAATACCCAGGCTAAATCTGGAGGCTTCAATATTTCTCAGAGAAGTGCAAATCAATATGGATCTCTTAACAAGTTTAATTTCAATACCTGAAAGTGCACATTCTACCCATTTCCTGACCTTTCCAATCCCCGGGGGAGGAGGATTAAAAAGATTTGTTCAAATTCAACGAATTGAATCAGCAAATGCCCCATTAGCTTGTTTTCTTTCCGCCAGACCTTGATAAACAGTATGATAGCCCATCGTCTACGCGCGGCTGCCAGCGCGGCTCCGACGCCAGCCACGCCGACCCGCCGGGCACGGCAGTGCCCGTGGTCACCTCCATCGcgggcagagcagcccagggaggtgacaaAGGGGCCGGGTGTCCCGTGGAGAGGCACCCGCTCCCCCTTCCCCGAGTGCCAGCGGACCCACATCCCACCGAGAGCCCGATCCTGCCGTGCTGCCGAGCCGGCTGATTTATGGTGCTGCAGTGCTCTATATTTATCCTACAATGGCTTTGTGCAGCGTTAGATCATCGTGGGAGCCCTGTAAACACTGCCAAAGGAGGCGAGCGTGCGGGCTCGGCCGGCCGGAGCGGGAGACTCGCCGCGATTCGGTCTTTGCCCTTGGAACGATCCCACGGGCCGGAGAGCCGGGAGCGCACGTCCCGAAGGAAGGACACCTCGGGCAGCCGCTGGTGTCGGTGGCTGCCACTCGGGGTCACTCAGAGCTCCCCGCAGGGGGGACAGCGGGCACGGTGGGCACTCGGGGCCggtgcagccctgcagacacgGAGGGCTCCGGCTGCGGGCTCCGGAGATGGCTCCGAGTCCCGGCTGCGGCGTTGCTGTGCCGGTCCCGGGGCTGACGTTCCCgtttgcctcccaagggaggggTTTAATCGCTCTGTTGGTGCTGTGATGACAAACCCGGCGGCGAAGCGCTGTCAGCCTGCgggagctggtgctggcacGGAGCCCGCGGAGGGGAAATGGCAGCTGggtcctggctgcagcacagagctttGCGTTTCGCCTCTTTTCCCTGATTCCACATCCACACCAGGACAAATGCACTGCCCTCTCTGCTGTTTCCTGCAAGGAAATCTCCCTAGTCCCTATTCCTGCAGGCTGTTCCTTCCTCAAAAGCATCCTTTGTCCTttctgggtttgatttttttggggatttttactGTTTGCCATAGCTCATGAGAGTCTGGGTAAGGCCAAACCGTTTATATCGTGTGTTGATTGTTTACTTGATGGACAGTAATGGTTTCTGTGGTGCCATTACCACCTGTCATCTAAATCCAAACGCTGAGGTGCTGTAAAGGGCAGCCTTTCACTGGGGGCTGGAATCGCTTCTCCAGCATCGTTATCCTGCACATCAGTAAATCTCCGGCCGGCCGCAGCCACTAAACACAGCTCTCAAAAGTTCCCCAGAAAATTTTCAACAAATAAGACTTTCACCTGCTCTTCGGTAATAAactcctgtccctctgccatTCTCCTCCCTCCAGCCACAGAGGAGAAATCCTCCTTCAGCACCTGAGCTGGTGTTGGAggtcagcaggagctgggggtgtttggggacgggagctctgtgcctgcagctctggggctgctccacATTGGGGAACCCTGACAGGTGCCCTGGCAACACCAAGGGAAACAATGATACAGGTACATGCAATTAGGAGTTAATGACCACAGCTTCTCATTGCCTGCTCCTGGTGTTCCAGCACCCAAAGGGAgcctacaggaaagatggagggAGGCTATTTAGCAGAGCAggtagtgacaggacagggaggAATGGCTTCACCCTGTCAGGGAGTAGGTTgagattagatattgggaaaaagCTCTTCCTcggggtgctgaggccctggcacaggttgcccagagaagctgtggctgccacatccctggcagtgtcctaGGCCggtcttggagcagcctgggatagtggaaggtgtccctgcccgtggcagggagTTGGATGAGGTGCTGCTCTCACTTTGCTGAATTAAAGTTTCAGCTTCTTTAATAACCTGCAGGTCCACTGGAAAATTGTGACGAGTGGCATCAAGAAGCAACCTGGTAAGTTTATTTTGATGAAATACAATAATTATCATGCTTAGCAGCTGTtgctatttaaaataagaaaaaacgGGGCTTGcattgaaaatgttttgtaaaCCATGTGCACCAACAATCTGTTCCAATGAAACCAGCCATTATGGAAACGGTATAATAGCAGGAGCTCATTATGGAAAGTTAAATTGCAAatcatattttgtttcaaatgagCTGGATGAATGCATAATTTGCCTCAAAGAAATAGTTTTGTAGTTCTGATCCTCCTGCCAAGAGCTGAAGCtcttgggctgcagctgccGGGGCAGCCTGATTGTCCATTTCAAACTGCAGGAAGTTTGGGTTTCAAAGGAagatttgaaaagagaaaagggggaaaaaaaaaagtgaaggaataaaaggcagagcagtgggagctCTCAGTTGGTTCCCTGTGTGAGATTCTGGTGGTGCAGGGTGGGTTTCAAACACACCAAGGGCCTGTGTGGGGCTGATCACAGtccctgtgctggagccagACCCCACACCCTGGGCAGGGACggctccccagagctgtggtGACAGCCGAGGTGACAGCGAGGTGACAGCCACAGTCACAGCCGTGCCTGGGAAGGGTGGCATGCGCAGTGCCActcaggctggggctggcagctgaaCACACGTGCCAGAGCATGGTCCTGGGGCCACGCCGAGCCCCCCCATGGCACAGCACCGGGATGTGCAGAtgttccctgagctctgccagctctggcttCAGCCAGGCTGTCACTGGAGGAGCCACACAGCCACCGCCCAGGTGACAAACCCCCAGCCCCGTGGGACCTGCTGCCGTGGCCCAGCTCTGGTGGCTCAGTGCTGTGGGGCTAACACGTGGTGCCCCGTGCCCGGAGACCTGACCCACGAGCGGTGGCACGCGAGGCGCCACACCAACAGCGAATGGCATTTCCTCGTCGCGGGGTGGCTCCGGGGACGGGCAGCGGTGGCACAGGGCACACAGAGCCCCCGCTCGTGGCTGATGGGAAGCGATGGGCAGGAGCCACAGCAGGACCCTCTGCCATGGGGGCCAAGCCCAGGAACTGCCCCCGCCGGCCGGGCTGCGCTCACCACAGGTGCCTCTGTCCCTTTTGGCAGGGGCACGTGTCACGGCTGCTGAGCTCCGAGCACGAGGCCCTTGTGCCAGGGTCACCCCCAGCTCTGGTGGCTGCCCCTCTCCTGCaccccaggctgtccctgtgcctcaCTCCAGGCACTCTCGGGGTGCtccagtgtcccccagccccgctgccgcatcctgcccagcctggaggcagtttcattaaatattaaatccagcagctgctggcagtgttgggggggtggggggtgggtaAAGACAGCAGAAgcaatttgcaattaaaatgtgtttatctTAGGAAAGAAGTCCCGGAAACttgtaattaaaatgtttatacCAAGGGCAGGATTTCACAGCCTTGAACCTTCAGAAATCATAgtggagcagcagtggcacGGGTgaggctggcacagggcagatgggagctgagctccaggcagtgctgggcaccCGGGATGGTGGGGGCATGGTGGGAACCATGTCCAGCAcgcctggagcagccccatgAGCTTTGTAGAACAAAAGCCCCCATCCAGGCACTGTGCCCAGTGCAtgcaggagggcagcagcagtgcatgcaggagagcagcagcagtgcatgcaggagagcagcagcagtgcatgcaggagagcagcagcagtgcatgCAGGAGTGCAGCGGTGCAtgcaggagggcagcagcagcagtgcaggcaggagggcagcagtgcaggcaggagggcagcagtgcatgcaggagagcagcagtgcaTGCAGGAGTGCAGCGGTGCAtgcaggagggcagcagcagcagcagtgcatgcaggagggcagcagtgcATGCAGCTCCTCCCCTGGTGATCTTGGCCACATCACTGCCAGGCACAACCAGGGTGGCCTCTGGCAAGTACCTGTTGggctgctgccttccccagcaccccccagcCCTCTAGGGGTGTTTTTGTGCATTTCCAAGCTTGTTTTTCCTCCAGTTATGGCAGGTAGAAACTACCCATGCAGAGCAGGTGCTATAAAAACATCTCCTGATTTGGGAGTTGTACAATCACAACCCCAAACTCCCCCTTTGCTggtcctgcagcagcaaagtcTGGGTTGAGAGTCTGAATTTAGATCctcttcatatttatttcacagtgttaagaagaaaaataaatagaagaagGGTATTGAGCTGGCTCTGTGTGAGTGGAGAAGCCATAAATCACTCTCAGAGTGTGTCCCAGAGGCTCTCAC
Encoded here:
- the CACNG3 gene encoding voltage-dependent calcium channel gamma-3 subunit isoform X1 — protein: MRMCDRGVQMLVTTVGAFAAFSLMTIAVGTDYWLYSRGVCRTKSMSDNDTSRKNEEVMTHSGLWRTCCLEGTFRGVCKKIDHFPEDADYEQDTAEYLLRAVRASSIFPILSVGLLFFGGLCVAASEFYKSKHNVILSAGIFFVSAGLSNIIGIIVYISANAGDPGQSDSKKSYSYGWSFYFGALSFIIAEMVGVIAVHMYIEKHRQIRARSHSELLKRSAFTRLPPYRYRFRRRSSSRSTEPRSRDMSPISKGFSTIPSTDISMFTLSRDPSKVTMGTLLNSERDHGFLQVHNSIPKEFKESLHNNPANRRTTPV
- the CACNG3 gene encoding voltage-dependent calcium channel gamma-3 subunit isoform X2 — encoded protein: MLVTTVGAFAAFSLMTIAVGTDYWLYSRGVCRTKSMSDNDTSRKNEEVMTHSGLWRTCCLEGTFRGVCKKIDHFPEDADYEQDTAEYLLRAVRASSIFPILSVGLLFFGGLCVAASEFYKSKHNVILSAGIFFVSAGLSNIIGIIVYISANAGDPGQSDSKKSYSYGWSFYFGALSFIIAEMVGVIAVHMYIEKHRQIRARSHSELLKRSAFTRLPPYRYRFRRRSSSRSTEPRSRDMSPISKGFSTIPSTDISMFTLSRDPSKVTMGTLLNSERDHGFLQVHNSIPKEFKESLHNNPANRRTTPV